Below is a window of Patescibacteria group bacterium DNA.
GAATACCTAGCGGGGGGATTAGCTTCTGGTATGGGCGAGGCGGTTGGTAAAGGTGTGGTTGGATCGGGTGCGGGGGTTTTTAAATTTATAGTCAAAAGAATAGCAGTTCCTATTATGAAAGCGGTGGGGTTAGGGGGCACGGCTCGTGCCATTGATAAAGCCATAAATCCTGGGAGAACTTTTATGGAGTTCTTAAAATACAGGAATTGGTATGAGGTTGGTTTAGCATCGGATGCAAAAAAAGTTTGGAGAAGTGGTGGCAAGATAATAAATGGGATTGAGACGGGATGGAAATTACTTGGAAATACCCCTGGACAAGTTGGCAAGTTTATCAAAAATCGTACCATAAAAAGACCGTGGCGAAGTTTTAGAATCACGGTTTTAAAGGGTGGGCTAACCACAGCAGAAATTGCCAAAAATATAAAACTTTGGTGGCAAGGTACCAACCTTTATCGAATAGTAAGATTTCTCACCAATAAAAAAGTAGCTGGTACACCCGTATCTTGGATTCCAAGAGGTTGGTGGAGAAAGGTTTTGGATGTTGTTAATGCGATTAAGGCCAGTGGCATTGGTAGGTGGATTTCTGGAGTTAAAACTGCCATTACGAGTTCCAGAGTATTTAGAGGTTTGGCTAGAGCTGCAAGCGTTGCTGGACGGGGCTGGAATAAAATAATTTATGGTATTAGGTGGTTAGGTACCCGCGCGGGTCGTGCGCTTAGCTTTGGCGTAAAGTGGTTCAATAGAGGTTTTTTTGTTTATAATGTGGGTCAAATGGTTTTCCAGATAGCATCTGGTAGACCTTTGCTTGCAGTTCTAAATCCGCTTTCTGGTGTTTCCTTGCAAAGCCCTTTGGCGTTTTTGACTAACCCTTCTTTTTGGGTAATGGCGGAGGCGGTTGGATCCAGAGCAGTTAGAACTATGCTTGTAAGAGGAGGTACTTGGGTTGTAAGGACAGCTTTGCCTCGAGTGGGGGCTTGGGTGGTAACTTCAGTAATTCCTTGGGTTACAGCTACAGCGGTTCCCGCGGTCGCGGCTTTTGCGAGTTCTGCTGTAAGTGCTGTAAGCACGGCTGTGGCAGGAATGGCAAGTGCTGTTGGAGCGATGTTTGCAAGCGCCGCCTTTGCAACATTCATCTCTGTTTTGAGTACGATTATGGTAGCTGCGGCGATAATAGGGGGAGCGATATTTATGGTCACGGTGGCGCAAAACCGAGCCAATCCCCCCGCTTCCACCAAAATCTCTGTTAGTAAAACTATGGTTGTGGCCGGAGACAGTATCAAGGCGACAGTCGTTTTAACAAATATTTCTACGGAAAAAATAACAATAGAATCAATTCGTGACACTTTAGATTATATTCCAAACACCCCGGACTGTTTAGGTGGCAAGGTTTCTGTAAATAAATCGGCTGGTTTTGGGTGGTTTAATTACAATTATGACGAGGCATCGTTAATTAATCCCGATGGCTGTACCCCAAAAATTTGTAATGATTGCAACGATTTAGGAAATTTTCCTGGTAGCAATGGTGGTTTGTTATGTAAAGTCAACAGAGAGCTTTTACCGGGGGCAACAAAGACTTTGGAATTTGAACTTGTTAACTTTAGGGGATCGGTAGCAAATGACTCTACTGCGAAAGGTACTTACATGGACAATCTTATTGTATCTTTAGCAACAGGTAGTATAGGAAGTATAGAAAACGCTTATACTACAGTAAAATTGGATATTGGGGGAGCGAATCTTTGTATGGCGAAATTCGAAGCCCCCTGCGGTTGGCCGGTGGATTACCCAGTTACGGATATAGCCATAACGCAAGGTTGTAATGTGGGAAATCACACAAATGCTGTTGACATTGGGACTATTTCACCGACAACTTTAAATGGGAGAGAAATAGTAGCACCTATTTCTGGCACTCTCAAAAGGTTTGTAATGACAACGCTAACCAATGGTAGTAGTGAGCAACAATATGGTGTTTACGCCACCTTGGAAAATAGTCAGTATAGTGTTCTCTTTGGTCATTTACAGTCAACAGCTGCTGATGTTCAGGCGTGGCGCTCTTGTGTTTCGGTGTCTGGTGAGGTGTGTCCTTATCCCGGTATGCCTGTTGGAACCCCAATACAAGTTATAAGGGGTCAAAAAACAGGTTTTTTTGCAGATAGCACTGGATGGTCAAGCGGACCTCATATACACTATGAAATAAAGGTTATAGGTGCAGGAAAAATCTGTCCCAGCAACTACGACGGGGGATCGTTGCTGGATTATTCCTCCAACATTTGCACTGGTGTCCCACCACTTTAAAACATGCAATTGACAGCTACATATTTTCTTAACTTTAATGGTAAAATAGCTTTATGAAAGCTACCCAATCTATACCCCAAAATCTCCAAGGAATTCTTTGGTCTGTGGGCGTTGATAAGCTGTCTTTGCAAGAAGATAGAGTCTATATCATTAATCAAATTCTATCCTTTGGAGATTTAGACAACATAAAGTGGCTTTATTCTGTGTACTCAAAAGACGAGATTTTGCGGGTGTTCCTAAACCATCCCATCAAGCAGTATTCCGCCCCGCGATTTAACTTTATTAAAAATTACCTACTTAGCATTTCCAATTTAAAAGTTAATTCCAATCGCTATGTCGTCAATACACCTAGAGATATTAGATAAAGATCGTTTAGAAGTTTTTAAACAATTTGCGGGGTTAAAATCCCAAGGATATTTAGCCGGCGGAACCGCCCTCGCTTTACAGATAAATCATCGTAAATCCTACGATTTTGATTTTTTTGCGAGTAAACCCATAAGTCGAATTTTTCAAAAAAAAGTAATCGATATATTTGGAGGCGCGCGAGTTGTGCGTCAAAGCGGAGATCAGCTCACCGTAACCACAGCAACCGGCGTAAAACTCGATTTTTTGCATTATTGGTATAAGCGTATAGAACCTTTTATCTCAACCCCAAATATGAATCTGGCAAGTGTTTGGGATATCGCCTGCGATAAAGCGATGGCCGTGGGGCAACGAGCGGTTTGGCGAGATTATGTAGATATTTACTTTTTGCTAAAGGGTGGTTACTGTGATATTTCAAAA
It encodes the following:
- a CDS encoding nucleotidyl transferase AbiEii/AbiGii toxin family protein — its product is MSSIHLEILDKDRLEVFKQFAGLKSQGYLAGGTALALQINHRKSYDFDFFASKPISRIFQKKVIDIFGGARVVRQSGDQLTVTTATGVKLDFLHYWYKRIEPFISTPNMNLASVWDIACDKAMAVGQRAVWRDYVDIYFLLKGGYCDISKINALAKQKFGGAFNDALFLQQLTYFDDLEMEKIEFIGKPIPNDTIKEFLRQKVKGVPLIV